Within Deltaproteobacteria bacterium, the genomic segment CATCTTATTGCCACGAGTTACCCAAAGTTTGGTTGCTGCATTGGACTATTATTTTTAAAATAGCTGTCATTCTGACCCCGCAAGTGTATACATTACGTATACGTAATCTATGATTTTTGAGAGGTTCGTCCAAACTATTTTGGTGGATTGGCCGATAAGCTTAGCAAGGGGGAAAGCTATGGCAACGATCAAAACAAAAGATTACGACCCAATTTTAATAGCAAACATGGCCCTAAAGCATCTGAAGCCAAAAGATAATGAGGCAAAATCAGATCTTTTTAATAAAGCCAAGGAATTAGCTACAGAGGTAGTCGATCAGGTTGATGGTGAGCATCTAGAAGGTGGGGGAAAGGTCGGCGAGCTAACCTCATCTGAGAGGAGAGAAACCTGGAAAAGGGTTTATCAGACGCTAAAAGCAGACAATTATCGTGTTAATCCACTTTGGAAAAAACCACCTACACTCATTGTTGAAAAAGGAAAATTTGTAGAAATTAAAGAAGGCAGTGATCGGCCTCTTCGTGTGGTTGTTAAAAATGGTGGCTTTCTCACTTTGTCACCAGGAATATCCGAACCCAGAACTAGCCTTTTTGTTGAAGAAGGGGGAACAGCCATTGTCGGTGCAAATGTTTTGCTCGGCAGTGCTGCTGTTGAAGGCGGAGGATCCATTGAAATAGAAAAGAACGCTCATATTCGAAATCTGCATTCAGAAGTAGAGGCCACTCTTATGCCAGAAGCAGCTTTAGCTTGTTACTCGCTTGTAAGCCCGGAACAAGTTGATCCATCATGGACTGACTGCGAGGTCAGAGCAACTGATGCTAGATCAAAAGACATTTCACAAAAAGATTAGCAAAAAGATTGAACCCAACTTATTTACCGGGAGTCGTGGCAATATGAGGGAAGGCTTTGAGTATTTTTTTATCGGTGGTTAGTAAGCGGAGGTCTAAATCTTTAGCAAGTGTGACAAATTCGCAATCGTAAGCTGAACATGATGATTCTTGGGCTAACAATAAAACTTGTTCTGAGGAAACAGCATATTCTTTTCCACGAAAATAACTTTCTATTTCCTTTGCTAAGGCTAAGGCTATGTCGATAGTCATAAGTTTGCGTTGTAAATAAGTAGCCAATACATTGCGAAATTCTGAGCGCCAAAGCAGGGGAGCAACCCAATCGGAGTCTTTTTTAAAAGCTTTTTCGGCTTGCGAAGTGAATTCCCCTGGGATCCAGAGATAGGCAATGATATTGGTATCAACGACGATCATGGCCGCCCTTGCTTCTTAAGATTTACCAAATCTGAATTTTTGATATAGCCCCTGATCCTACTTCTAAGTTTTTGGGCACGCAATAACAGAGAATCTGGATCAATCTTTTGACTTTTAAAGTTGGTCTCTAAATAAGCAATAATTTCACTATTAAGGCTGCGGTGATGACGTAGGGCTTGTGCTTTTAGTTTTTCATGCAGCAGATTGGGCAAATTTTTAAGAGTGATAGTAGCCATGAACTTCCTCCTTTACAAAATGGTTTCATTATGGAACCATAATGCATTTAAAGAAAAAGATCAAGCCCCTGATGGTTTTGATGCTTCCCATTATACTTACATCTTCATAAAGCAAGGTGCATTATCCCCTTACCAGGGGGAATATCATGGAAGCGTTTGTCATGTGTTGGTATGTTGTGCATGAAAAGATTTTTCACAACCTCGAGGCGTAACGGGACGATGAGTATATCTTGCGAATCCCGCGCCTCATTGGGAACTCCTAGATTGCTAATGATAGCCTTAGTTGCCTCGTTCATAGGGAACACAATATAGGTACTTTTGTCATCTCCAACCTGCTTGTTGACATATGAGTCCCATCGTGGTTTGGACTCCGACCATTTGGATTCGGGCTGTTGCAACTGTGGAACCAGGGCGATAAATATCGGTTTGTCTTGTGGCGCCGAGTGGATCGCCTGTTTGAGTTCGCCATAGTGGCGCATCATAGAAGAAATAAGAAAGTCATCATTGGGATTTGATAGCCCGGGCTGCCGGAGGATCTTTTTTAAGCCTTCCGATGCGACATTGGTATTTAATAGTTCTTTTAACTGGTCGGGAGGAACATTCTCAAGACCGAATTCAACCCGCGGTGAAGTTATCAAGTTGCGGATACAGTTTTTTGAATCATCACCTGCACCAACTAGTACTTCTATCGAATCAAAAGAGAGATTGTGAAAATCGACAAGGGGGCCTTTACTCCGATCAGGTAGAACCCCCCGTTTTTTTGCGGAGATGGTAACGGGATTGGTATCTTTAGGATCTAAGACAAATGCGACCGGTATGCCCCTCTCGGCCTGCTCTATGCCCTGATTTGAAACATGTTTCGGGTTGCCCAGAATATTGGGCATTAGTGCGGATAAATATGTGGGGTCTTTGTTTGATTCACTACCCACGTAAATCACATCTATTCCATTGTTTGTGGCCCAATCACGAAGCTCGTGACAGTTATGGCACCAATATTCACCAAAGATGACGAGAACCTTTCGTCCGCCTTGTGTCGCCTCCTTCACGGCGGCACCAAAATTCTTGATGGCTTCTGCGGTATTTCTGTAGCTGACCTTACGTAACGTCCCAGGTTGCGGCGGTGCAGTATCTTGCGGTCCGCCGGCGTGGTTCGTGTAGGCTGCCGAGTTGCCAAAACGGGCTGCTCGGAGTTGCCCTTCGTTAGGCATCCGCGGTGCGGCAGGTTGTGGATGGGTTAATCCACCCGGCGGGTTTACGGTGTCTGCGGTATTCGTAGTAGCTGCCGGTTGATCTGTGGGTGTAGTGGGTGTATAGGTCACTGCAGGCGAAGAACCGACTTTCACCTCTGGCATATTGCCTCCTTTGCTGTCAAAAACTTTTATCGCAAGAAAGGAAAGAGTAAGTTGCTTACTTAAGTTGTTGCGAGGTTCAAACTGTATACTTGTAGTATGCAGAACCTACTCTGTTTAAAGGTTTTACCCAAACTATTCACCAAGCTGGCCGACAAGCCTACAAAGGGGGCGTTATGTCTTGTTATAAAGTTGAGGGAAGATCACAACCCGTCTGTGATTCCGTAAAAGAAGCTAGTGATTTGGGAGAGGCCATGGCGTTTGATGCCGCTCTTGTTGGTGTGGCTAGTGATGTTGCCGATGTTGGATATCAGTTTGGGAAAGGGTTTTATAAAGGGCTGGAGAATGCTGCTGCAGGTTCCTTTCATATTGCCTGGAAAATTTTTTCCCCCCGTAGTAGTTTTTTGGAACATATAGACGGTATCAATGAGTTTGTTTATGGATCTGCCAATGCAGTAAGTGGTGGAGTTTTGTATTGGGTTGTGAACGAAGGCCTGGGGATTGACGTTCCTTATTTTACACCGCTTCCAGGAGTAAATACAGTCGAAGATGCCGGGGCTGCCGCTGCGAATATTGCCATGGTTGCAGGTCCAGTGGCATACGTTGCCGTTAAAGTACCGCTCAAAGCGAATCTTGCGGTCCAAATGGAAAGCCCCAAGGTAGCTCGAGCTCGAGTTCCAACAGAGGCTGAGTTTCTAAAAAGGTGGGGGGACCCTGGTGAGATTGTTAGAAAAGCTCTAGCTGCAGCTGAAGAAGAGCTTCTCAAAGCGAAGCCTGCTTCCGTTCAAGTTGATGATGGCCTTCCATCAACCCGAGTACAAACAAAAACACCAAACGTAAAAGTAGTAGAAGCAACATCATACGATGTATTGTCAACGTTGATTCAAAAGGAGAGGGATAGTAATAGCGTCTGCGCTGATGTTCTCAATTACGTAAGAGATCACCACGATGAAGTTACAATGACGCATGTTGAAGCGTTAGTCGCCCTTTTGCGAAAAAGCAGGGCAACACAGGTCTTAGTAGAGCTTGCAAGACTACGACCTGATTTGGCAACATCCATTATCGATCATCTTATTGGCCAAGGAACCCTCAATGCCATTAGGGTGCTGGGTTACATTTTCAACACTCATCCAGAATATGTTACCATCGAACATATTTACAGGATATTTGTGGAATTACCCAACCCCAAAGAATACTATGATTTAACGAATGATTGGCTTAGCATAAAACTCCAGATCGGCGCAAATGAATCGACAGCCCTCCAACAACTTGTGGCTCTGCAATATCCGGATCAACTGCGTGAACTCGGTGATCGATTGGTGGATGCATTTGAATGTAATGTTCACCTAGAAAATGCCTTAACGCCATTGATAAAAGGCGATAGAATTCTTCTTTCGGGGCTAAGTCCCTGGTTAAAAAGACAGGCCCTCCGTAGAAATCTTTGGGTAGAGCCTTTGGCTAAAGGCCTGGTTGAACGTGCCCTAGCAAGAGGGCACTACGCAGATGTTATGTTTGATGATCTCAAAAGTAGATATTTAGTAGCAGAAGACATTTTAGCCTGGATCCGCCAAACCGATTTTTATGCCGATGAAAGCCATGGCAGGAGATTATACGAACTGGCAAAAGATAACCCGGCGTTGCTTGGCCCTGAAATCATTCAAGAGTTATTAGCCAACCCACATTTAGTTCGGGTATTAACAGAAATTGCTTTTCAAAAGCCTGACCTGTTAACAGCGGCTGATTATCTAAAGCTTGTGAGGAGTTTGATTGATCAGAATCAATTACCTTTACTAGCCAAACTACCCAAGGACCTTGCACTAAGATTCGATCCTCATTTGATAGATACCTTAGATGAAACAGAATAGCATAAACTCTATTTAACCAAGCTTGTTGAAGAGGCTCTAGCTCAGCGAGTCATGCAAAACCGCCAAGTAAAATCCAAAAAGAAATTTAAACTTCATATGTTTAAAGGTAAGGGGGTGCAGCCCGGGGTTGATCTTGATAGCACAGCATCCCTGTTAGATATTATGGAGCCTCATGCTGGCTCTTAAGGTGAAAAAAAAGGCATGCTAATGGATCCCATTAGCATGCCTGGATGAAAATTGTTTCTAGCCTACTACGGACGTATGTTTCTAAGAAGACACGTGCGGTAGTA encodes:
- a CDS encoding type II toxin-antitoxin system VapC family toxin, with protein sequence MIVVDTNIIAYLWIPGEFTSQAEKAFKKDSDWVAPLLWRSEFRNVLATYLQRKLMTIDIALALAKEIESYFRGKEYAVSSEQVLLLAQESSCSAYDCEFVTLAKDLDLRLLTTDKKILKAFPHIATTPGK
- a CDS encoding Arc family DNA-binding protein, with the protein product MATITLKNLPNLLHEKLKAQALRHHRSLNSEIIAYLETNFKSQKIDPDSLLLRAQKLRSRIRGYIKNSDLVNLKKQGRP